DNA from Chitinispirillum alkaliphilum:
TTACTGGTGATATTCTCGGGACTTCAAGAAGCGATGCCATGTATGCAGTAATTGGCGCTGTTGTTATAGGGATTATCTTCCGTCTGTTCTGGAACAAAATAGTCATAACCGGTTTTGACCCTGTTATGTCCGCAACGCTTGGTATGAAAGTTCACCTCTGGAATGCGGTTATGTTTCTTTCCCTGGGATTTGGGCTTGCCATAGTCATGAACACTGCAGGCGGAATGCTTGCGTTCAGTATGCTTGTGGGCCCACCGGCCGCAGCACTGATTTTATTCCGCAGCTTCCCGCTGATCATTGTAACGGCGGTTCTTTCAGGAGCCCTTGCATCATTTGCAGGTCTTACCACCTCATTTTTACTCGATCTGCCAGGTGGACCGACCATGGCTACCGCTGCTTTACTTCCAATAGCCGTTGCATGGCCTGTACATTTGATAGTTTATGAAGTTAAGAGAAGGAAGAAGGGTGGGAAGTGATCAGGTCGAAGTTTTATTTGAAGAATTGACGGTTCATCCCTGTGCATATGGGGAACATGGTTTTTCCGGATCGCATTGTATACCCACGGCTGGTTCATCCCCATGCATATGGGGAACATTTCCTTCTAACATCCCATAATTGCTCTCTTATCGGTTCATCCCCATGCATATGGGGAACATTACGTTACGGGACTGATAACCACGGAGCGAATCGGTTCATCCCCATGCATATGGGGAACATAACTCGACAGCTAATTACGTGGGTATTTGTTACGGTTCATCCCCATGCATATGGGGAACATTTCTGCCGGTGTGTAGTATTCGGCCGTAATTTCGGTTCATCCCCATGCATATGGGGAACATTGAAATAAAAAACAAGTTGGAAGAATATGCGAAGGTTCATCCCCATGCATATGGGGAAAATGAAATACCAGACGGGTTGGTGGGGAAGCATTGCGGTTCATCCCCATGCATATGGGGAACATTTGCTCTCTGTGCTCTCTGTGCTCTCTATGGGCGGTTCATCCCCATGCATATGGGGAACATCTTATCGGGTCAATCCGTTCGCTCTTTACAGTCGGTTCATCCCCATGCATATGGGGAACATCGGAACGTTCCCTCTATTGATGATTGAAATTGCGGTTCATCCCCATGCATATGGGGAACATATTTCTACGACCTGCTCAAAATATGAATAATTCGGTTCATCCCCATGCATATGGGGAACATTACATTCAACACCATATCAACCTCCCTGTCGGCGGTTCATCCCCATGCATATGGGGAACATACACCTAATGAGATGGATGCTATACGAAATAACGGTTCATCCCCATGCATATGGGGAACATCTCAGAGCTAACCTTTTGTTGGTAAAAACAGGCGGTTCATCCCCATGCATATGGGGAACATATCCTCCTCAGTCGGCTCTGATTTCCCGTATACGGTTCATCCCCATGCATATGGGGAACATAGACCATACCCCTCTGTTATCACGGACTACAGCGGTTCATCCCCATGCATATGGGGGAACATGGTCTGATGGTCGGAACGGATTGGGGCAAGAAGGTTCATCCCCATGCATATGGGGAACATTCTTACCACCCAATGACTCATTTCTTTTTAACCGGTTCATCCCCATGCATATGGGGAACATCCGTACAAGGGTGGAAGCTAAAGAAGAGAAAGCGGTTCATCCCCATGCATATGGGGAACATTGCTCCAAGATCAATCCCGATTGCGTTGGCAGCGGTTCATCCCCATGCATATGGGGAACATTTATGATTCTGATACTGTTTCGTCACTGTAAACGGTTCATCCCCATGCATATGGGGAACATTTTGCCCAGCCCATGAGCCTCAAGCGCCATCTCGGTTCATCCCCATGCATATGGGGAACATCCCCGCCGACATTACACCCAATCCAACGATTTCGGTTCATCCCCATGCATATGGGGAACATAAGAATGTGTGATCTGTCAGGCACGTGCCTGACGGTTCATCCCCATGCATATGGGGAACATATTTGTCATTTTAACAAAACAAAATTCATAAACGGTTCATCCCCATGCATATGGGGAACATACCACCCTGCAAAACTGAGGAGGTGGGATGCGGTTCATCCCCATGCATATGGGGAACATGGTTCCGCAAATCATTTTTTCTAACTGGCCGTCGGTTCATCCCCATGCATATGGGGAACATTATTCGGGCAATATTTTTTGCCATCATGCCGTCGGTTCATCCCCATGCATATGGGGAACATAAGCTCAATTCCGACAGCTTTGCGGTTTAGGTCGGTTCATCCCCATGCATATGGGGAACATAATTAAATGTACGGCTAACAGATGACCAGTTGCGGTTCATCCCCATGCATATGGGGAACATGGCAAAGGTTTGCACTGCTGAAGGGAAGCGATCGGTTCATCCCCATGCATATGGGGGAACATACCCTTGCTGTGGGCGGTCTTGCTGCTGCTTACGGTTCATCCCCATGCATATGGGGAACATTGTTGCGGTTAAGAGAAGACTACAAAAACAGGCGGTTCATCCCCATGCATATGGGGAACATAGAACGCAATTTAAAAGAGGCTGTGAGAGATGCGGTTCATCCCCATGCATATGGGGAACATTCAACGGTAAACTCAACAGGATCTTTTGTGCCCGGTTCATCCCCATGCATATGGGGAACATCTCCTTTGCATCTGCGGCATACTCTATATATTCGGTTCATCCCCATGCATATGGGGAACATCTGATAAAATTCATCTCTTGCCTCTTTTGTGACGGTTCATCCCCATGCATATGGGGAACATCGGCCAGTACGTTTTCAGTTGATTCC
Protein-coding regions in this window:
- a CDS encoding Zinc ABC transporter, permease component, producing the protein MFSALTEMYSYPFMQHALIVGIFGGALLAFLGIFVHLQRIVFLGAALPQIVATGIATAIFLSLPPLLGAAAGGIFGILILSLVGKNNHLPADGWIGLAFAAGSSVAIVLIALSPAPDGHVLRFFTGDILGTSRSDAMYAVIGAVVIGIIFRLFWNKIVITGFDPVMSATLGMKVHLWNAVMFLSLGFGLAIVMNTAGGMLAFSMLVGPPAAALILFRSFPLIIVTAVLSGALASFAGLTTSFLLDLPGGPTMATAALLPIAVAWPVHLIVYEVKRRKKGGK